A genomic segment from Nitrospinota bacterium encodes:
- a CDS encoding DEAD/DEAH box helicase — protein sequence MHSSISPTPGGFDNLNLIGPICRAVREENYSTPTPIQMQAIPHLLLGRDLLGCAQTGTGKTAAFALPILQRLAETRKSPGAKGVRALVLSPTRELAVQISDSFRVYGRYLKLSQAVVYGGVNYRTQIRALSRGVDIVVATPGRLLDLFGQGYVKLDNIDILVLDEADRMLDMGFLPDIQKIFAAIPEQRQTMLFSATLPDEIVKITKRFLKDPVQISVSPPSSTVEKIEQRVLFVDRENKNALLDSLLEDESYYRVLVFARTKHGSNRIVKNLTKNRIKSVALHGNKSQSARLDALKQFRSGAVRVLVATDIASRGLDVDGITHVINYELPSEAESYVHRIGRTARAGALGIAMSLCDAGETGYLRDIEKATDRIITVVKDHPFHSEAVASSALNRRHKTSKTMGRSRTGSRSSKDQAPVKRNASSKPWKRVAAAGAGKPKGEFRRKARSPR from the coding sequence ATGCATTCGTCCATTTCTCCCACTCCCGGGGGATTCGATAACTTAAATCTGATCGGTCCCATTTGCCGTGCTGTCCGTGAAGAAAATTACTCCACTCCCACCCCAATTCAAATGCAGGCCATTCCGCATCTTTTGCTGGGCCGTGACCTTTTAGGGTGTGCCCAAACGGGAACAGGGAAAACAGCGGCATTTGCGTTGCCGATTTTGCAACGATTGGCGGAAACGCGAAAATCTCCTGGGGCAAAAGGTGTCCGCGCATTGGTGCTTAGCCCCACACGGGAACTGGCTGTGCAGATCAGTGACAGTTTTCGCGTATACGGTCGCTATCTGAAGCTTTCCCAGGCGGTTGTTTATGGCGGCGTCAATTACAGGACTCAAATTCGTGCTTTGTCTCGAGGGGTTGATATCGTTGTTGCCACTCCAGGGCGGTTGCTCGATCTTTTTGGTCAGGGATATGTGAAACTGGATAATATTGATATTTTGGTTTTGGATGAGGCGGATCGAATGCTGGATATGGGCTTTTTGCCAGATATCCAAAAAATCTTTGCCGCGATTCCTGAACAGCGTCAGACGATGCTTTTTTCCGCCACTCTGCCTGATGAAATTGTCAAAATCACTAAAAGATTTCTCAAAGATCCTGTTCAGATCAGTGTTTCTCCTCCGTCCAGCACCGTTGAGAAAATTGAACAACGGGTTTTATTTGTGGATCGGGAAAATAAAAACGCTTTGCTCGATTCTCTTCTGGAAGACGAAAGCTACTATCGGGTTCTTGTGTTCGCTCGGACAAAACATGGGTCCAACCGGATTGTTAAGAATTTAACCAAAAATCGAATTAAATCCGTAGCTCTTCATGGCAACAAATCTCAATCCGCGCGGTTGGATGCCTTGAAACAGTTTCGTTCGGGAGCAGTACGGGTTTTGGTTGCAACGGATATCGCTTCTCGGGGGCTTGACGTAGATGGCATCACTCATGTTATCAACTACGAGCTACCCAGCGAAGCTGAAAGCTATGTGCATCGGATAGGGCGGACGGCGCGTGCGGGTGCTCTTGGTATCGCAATGTCGCTTTGTGATGCAGGTGAGACCGGCTATTTGCGTGATATTGAAAAGGCAACCGACCGCATTATTACGGTGGTGAAAGACCATCCTTTTCACTCAGAGGCAGTTGCTTCATCGGCTCTAAATAGAAGACACAAAACCAGTAAGACGATGGGCAGAAGCAGAACCGGATCTCGAAGTTCAAAGGATCAAGCTCCCGTAAAAAGAAACGCATCCTCCAAGCCTTGGAAACGCGTGGCTGCCGCTGGAGCAGGGAAGCCGAAAGGTGAGTTTCGTCGAAAGGCGCGAAGCCCTCGATAA
- a CDS encoding inositol-3-phosphate synthase, translated as MNQIVRPLAKKVKIAIIGIGNCASSLIQGIHYYKGRDPDQSIGLMHWEIGGYKPEDIEVVAAFDVDVRKVGKDVSEAMFSEPNCTKIFCADIPPLGVPVQMGRILDGFSEHMKEYPEKHSFVLSDAAEPDQEAVVKVLREAGAQVLVNYLPVGSEQATRFYAECALEAGLGFINNIPVFIASGLEWADRFKAKNLPLIGDDIKSQFGATITHRTLTDLFKKRGVKLEKTYQLNTGGNTDFLNMINRHRLASKKISKTEAVQSVAAQRLDPENIHIGPSDYVPWQKDNKVCFIRMEGKIFGDVPINLEMRLSVEDSPNSAGVAIDTIRCVKLALDRGQGGVLIAPSAYFCKHPPEQYTDDEAYNMTEAFINEPWEKMRKIPDPDGDEEAEMILKPVAKSRSSSKKS; from the coding sequence GTGAATCAAATAGTGAGGCCATTGGCAAAGAAAGTTAAGATTGCAATAATAGGCATTGGCAATTGTGCCAGTTCGTTGATTCAAGGCATCCATTACTATAAAGGCAGAGACCCTGACCAGTCAATCGGCCTGATGCATTGGGAGATTGGGGGGTACAAGCCTGAGGATATTGAAGTCGTCGCAGCGTTCGATGTCGATGTCCGAAAAGTCGGGAAGGATGTCAGTGAAGCGATGTTTTCAGAACCCAATTGCACTAAAATATTTTGCGCGGATATTCCTCCTTTGGGAGTCCCGGTTCAGATGGGTAGAATTCTGGATGGATTCTCCGAGCATATGAAAGAGTATCCTGAAAAGCATTCCTTCGTCCTGTCCGATGCGGCAGAACCCGACCAGGAAGCAGTCGTCAAGGTGCTACGCGAAGCCGGAGCGCAAGTTCTTGTAAACTATCTGCCGGTGGGTTCCGAACAGGCCACCCGTTTTTATGCAGAATGTGCTTTAGAGGCAGGGCTGGGTTTTATCAATAACATCCCTGTATTTATTGCCAGTGGTCTCGAATGGGCCGATCGTTTCAAAGCTAAAAATCTTCCTCTGATTGGCGACGATATCAAATCACAATTTGGAGCCACAATCACGCATCGGACCTTGACCGATTTATTTAAAAAACGCGGCGTCAAGCTGGAAAAAACCTACCAGCTGAATACCGGAGGCAACACCGATTTTTTGAATATGATCAACCGCCATCGCCTGGCGTCGAAAAAGATATCCAAAACCGAAGCCGTCCAGTCGGTTGCAGCTCAGCGGCTGGATCCGGAAAATATCCATATTGGTCCCAGCGATTACGTGCCTTGGCAAAAAGACAATAAAGTCTGCTTCATCCGGATGGAGGGAAAAATCTTTGGAGACGTTCCCATAAATTTGGAAATGCGGCTTTCCGTAGAAGATTCCCCCAACTCTGCGGGAGTAGCTATTGATACCATCCGCTGTGTTAAATTGGCCCTCGACCGGGGCCAGGGCGGTGTTCTCATCGCGCCATCGGCTTATTTCTGCAAACATCCGCCCGAGCAATATACAGATGATGAAGCCTATAATATGACTGAGGCGTTTATTAACGAGCCTTGGGAAAAGATGCGGAAAATTCCAGATCCGGACGGTGATGAAGAAGCTGAAATGATCCTTAAGCCGGTGGCTAAATCGCGTTCAAGCAGCAAAAAATCTTGA
- a CDS encoding cold-shock protein translates to MSKGTVKWFNESKGYGFIESESGKDLFVHFSEIQTDGFKTLREGQAVEFEEGMGQKGPQATKVVPK, encoded by the coding sequence ATGTCAAAAGGTACAGTAAAGTGGTTTAATGAGAGTAAGGGTTATGGTTTTATCGAGTCCGAGAGCGGAAAAGATCTTTTTGTTCATTTCTCGGAAATCCAAACTGACGGGTTCAAGACCCTTAGAGAAGGGCAGGCCGTTGAATTTGAGGAAGGCATGGGCCAGAAAGGGCCTCAAGCCACTAAAGTTGTGCCTAAGTAA